The proteins below are encoded in one region of Tolumonas auensis DSM 9187:
- the nifN gene encoding nitrogenase iron-molybdenum cofactor biosynthesis protein NifN, producing the protein MAQIIKTHKPLATQPIKSGQPLGAILASLGIDRCIPLIHGAQGCSAFAKIFFIQHFSEPIPLQSTAMDPITTVMGSDENIIQALAHLCEKSNPRLVVLLSSGLSEAQGTDMNRALKEFRRQYPKFERNEIVTVNTPDFYGSLENGYSALVESLISQLVPEQKIRSIRKKRINLLLSHMLTPGDIELIRQYAEAFGLQPILVPDLSRSMDGHLVKQDYLSVSQGGTDVNMLRQLGQSSLTLVVGPSMQRAGQLLSSRSGVESVYFPHLMTLAEMDRFIQTLQQVSDRQVPEWIDRQRGQVTDTMIDTHTWVNDTRVAIGAEADLLVAWLAFAESVGMQPVSVVAPVNQPCLAALSVDKVLIGDLEDLQQQAEERGCDLLLANSHGAVMAEQLKLPLMRIGFPIFDCFGEFRRVRQGYAGIRDNLFEIANYQQQACHGRPVYHSPLKQPFAQAPLGAEEAFA; encoded by the coding sequence ATGGCTCAGATTATCAAAACACATAAACCACTGGCGACCCAACCCATTAAGAGCGGACAACCGCTGGGTGCAATTCTGGCGAGCCTTGGTATTGATCGCTGCATTCCGTTGATCCACGGTGCTCAGGGTTGCAGTGCGTTCGCAAAAATATTCTTTATTCAGCATTTCAGTGAGCCGATCCCGCTGCAATCGACCGCGATGGATCCGATCACCACGGTGATGGGATCGGATGAGAATATCATCCAGGCGCTGGCGCATCTGTGCGAGAAAAGTAATCCGCGGCTGGTGGTGTTGCTGAGTTCCGGCTTGTCGGAAGCGCAAGGCACAGACATGAACCGCGCGCTGAAAGAGTTTCGCCGGCAATATCCGAAATTTGAGCGTAATGAGATCGTCACGGTGAATACACCGGATTTCTACGGTTCGCTGGAAAATGGTTACAGCGCACTGGTGGAAAGTCTGATTTCGCAACTGGTGCCGGAACAGAAGATCCGCAGTATCCGTAAAAAACGTATCAATCTGCTGCTGAGTCACATGCTGACACCGGGCGATATCGAGCTGATCCGTCAGTATGCCGAAGCGTTTGGTCTGCAGCCGATCCTGGTGCCGGATCTGTCCCGCTCCATGGATGGTCATCTGGTAAAACAGGATTATCTCTCGGTCAGCCAAGGTGGGACGGACGTCAATATGCTGCGCCAGTTAGGTCAGAGCAGTCTGACACTGGTAGTGGGTCCTTCCATGCAACGTGCCGGACAATTGTTAAGTTCCCGCAGCGGGGTGGAGAGTGTTTATTTCCCGCATCTGATGACCCTGGCGGAGATGGATCGTTTTATCCAGACCCTGCAGCAGGTTTCAGATCGTCAGGTACCGGAGTGGATCGACCGGCAGCGCGGGCAGGTGACCGACACCATGATCGATACGCATACCTGGGTAAACGATACCCGTGTGGCGATTGGTGCCGAGGCCGATCTGCTGGTGGCCTGGCTGGCGTTTGCCGAAAGTGTGGGCATGCAGCCGGTATCGGTCGTGGCGCCGGTCAATCAGCCCTGTCTGGCTGCGTTGTCAGTCGACAAAGTATTGATAGGTGATCTGGAAGATCTGCAACAACAGGCGGAAGAGCGGGGCTGTGATCTGCTGCTGGCAAATTCCCATGGCGCGGTAATGGCTGAGCAACTGAAACTGCCGCTGATGCGGATTGGTTTCCCGATCTTCGATTGTTTTGGTGAGTTCCGCCGGGTACGTCAGGGTTACGCCGGTATCCGCGATAATCTGTTCGAGATCGCCAACTATCAGCAACAGGCCTGCCATGGCCGGCCGGTGTATCACTCGCCGCTGAAACAACCTTTTGCACAGGCACCACTGGGTGCTGAGGAGGCATTTGCATGA
- a CDS encoding NifB/NifX family molybdenum-iron cluster-binding protein, translated as MIHLQRHLRVSDEHMSHLKVAFASSDMKTVNQHFGSCESLLVYGVEPDGYELLQAAEFQVIEGHLPAKVTSRIDVIDGCFAVYCNAVGEAVFRQLMAHGIRAIRVEAGTTITSLIQALQEQWPQRIPQKQQKKTTSADSLANQLEEAGWDE; from the coding sequence ATGATCCATTTGCAAAGACACTTACGTGTCAGTGATGAACATATGTCCCATCTGAAAGTGGCGTTTGCCAGTTCCGATATGAAGACCGTGAATCAGCATTTTGGCTCCTGTGAAAGTCTGCTGGTGTATGGCGTAGAACCGGATGGTTATGAATTGCTGCAGGCGGCCGAGTTTCAGGTCATCGAAGGGCATCTGCCGGCGAAAGTGACCAGCCGGATTGATGTGATTGATGGCTGTTTTGCGGTGTATTGCAATGCGGTGGGAGAAGCGGTGTTCCGTCAGTTAATGGCGCACGGGATCAGAGCTATCCGTGTTGAAGCGGGCACCACTATTACCAGCCTGATCCAGGCCTTACAGGAACAGTGGCCGCAGCGGATCCCGCAAAAACAGCAGAAGAAAACCACATCCGCCGACAGTCTGGCTAACCAGCTGGAAGAAGCAGGCTGGGACGAGTAA
- the fdxB gene encoding ferredoxin III, nif-specific, whose protein sequence is MSGFITGITRGGAAWTPEFVTAVDAHTCIGCGRCYKVCSRDVFNLVDRADVLDDDLDDEEDDAMMVMTVANADDCIGCGACSRVCPKNCHSHASMSA, encoded by the coding sequence ATGAGTGGATTTATTACCGGTATTACTCGTGGCGGCGCTGCCTGGACACCGGAATTTGTTACCGCGGTAGACGCACACACCTGTATCGGCTGTGGCCGTTGCTACAAAGTGTGTTCCCGTGATGTGTTCAATCTGGTCGACCGAGCCGATGTGCTGGATGACGATCTGGATGATGAAGAAGATGATGCCATGATGGTGATGACAGTGGCGAATGCGGACGATTGTATCGGCTGCGGCGCCTGCTCACGGGTTTGCCCGAAAAACTGTCATTCTCATGCTTCGATGTCTGCGTAA
- a CDS encoding TIGR03862 family flavoprotein, whose amino-acid sequence MVAASATKQVAIIGGGPAGLIAAEVLSQHNIRVDLFDAMPSVGRKFLQAGKGGMNLTHSEAFPDFVNRYRHRQQEMLPLLQAFGADQLRQWAHDLGFDTFVGSSGRVFPTDMRAAPLLRTWLQRLREAGVKFHVRHRWIGWDQQQQLVFATPEGETTVKADAVLLALGGGSWSRLGSDGAWVPQLQQKGIAVAPLKAANCGFECDWSADFRSRFAGSPVKNVVASLTDSDGNRTERQGEFVITERGIEGSLIYVFAAELRDQLEQAGKSTLTLDLLPHKTAERIEQELRSRGAKSLSTQLKSKIGIDGVKAGLLRECLSKETFTSERLLAQAIKQFPLQVLRTTPMDEAISTAGGVCFSALNEQLMLQTLPGVFCAGEMLDWEAPTGGYLLTGCFASGFTAGHGILQWLNAQA is encoded by the coding sequence ATGGTGGCGGCATCAGCAACAAAACAGGTAGCGATCATCGGTGGCGGTCCGGCCGGACTCATCGCGGCAGAAGTATTAAGCCAGCACAATATCCGGGTCGATCTGTTTGATGCGATGCCCTCGGTGGGACGCAAGTTTCTGCAGGCCGGCAAAGGCGGCATGAACCTGACCCATTCCGAGGCATTTCCTGATTTTGTAAATCGCTATCGGCATCGTCAGCAAGAGATGTTGCCGCTGCTGCAAGCCTTTGGGGCCGACCAGCTTCGTCAATGGGCTCACGATCTCGGTTTTGACACCTTTGTCGGCAGTTCCGGCCGGGTGTTTCCGACCGATATGCGCGCCGCGCCTCTGCTGCGGACCTGGTTACAGCGTTTACGCGAAGCCGGGGTAAAGTTTCATGTCCGTCATCGCTGGATCGGCTGGGATCAGCAACAGCAGTTAGTGTTCGCTACCCCGGAAGGTGAAACCACAGTCAAAGCGGATGCTGTCTTACTGGCATTAGGTGGCGGCAGTTGGTCACGCCTCGGCTCGGATGGTGCCTGGGTACCGCAGCTACAACAAAAGGGCATTGCAGTGGCTCCGCTGAAAGCGGCGAATTGTGGTTTTGAGTGTGACTGGTCGGCGGATTTCCGCAGCCGTTTTGCCGGGTCTCCGGTAAAAAACGTGGTTGCCAGTCTGACTGACAGTGATGGCAACCGGACAGAGCGACAGGGCGAGTTTGTTATCACCGAACGCGGTATTGAAGGCAGTCTGATTTATGTGTTCGCCGCTGAATTGCGGGATCAGCTGGAACAAGCTGGCAAAAGCACGCTGACGCTGGATCTGCTGCCGCATAAAACCGCAGAGCGCATTGAGCAGGAACTGCGTTCCCGCGGCGCAAAATCACTCTCTACACAGCTGAAAAGTAAAATCGGCATTGATGGCGTCAAAGCCGGTCTGCTGCGGGAATGTCTGTCGAAAGAAACCTTCACCAGTGAGCGCTTACTGGCACAGGCGATTAAACAGTTTCCGCTGCAGGTTTTGCGCACAACGCCGATGGATGAAGCCATCAGCACCGCCGGTGGCGTCTGTTTTTCTGCCTTAAATGAGCAACTGATGCTGCAGACTTTGCCGGGCGTGTTCTGTGCCGGAGAGATGCTGGACTGGGAAGCGCCGACCGGGGGTTATCTGCTGACCGGCTGCTTTGCCAGCGGCTTTACCGCCGGTCACGGCATTCTGCAGTGGCTGAATGCACAAGCGTAA
- a CDS encoding HesB/IscA family protein: MIQIEESALTQLQRLQQQLVQECIGLRLIAKGDPCSGIKVDMGWTATQQPDDVLYRQSGLVFLADRRQWPLLKDCQISLAERQGQPGFNIQPQPANCGSCSPAAKSTNCPSTASVN; encoded by the coding sequence ATGATTCAAATCGAAGAAAGCGCACTGACGCAACTACAACGTCTGCAGCAACAACTGGTGCAGGAATGTATCGGTTTGCGTCTGATTGCCAAAGGTGATCCCTGCTCCGGGATCAAAGTAGATATGGGCTGGACTGCCACGCAACAGCCTGACGACGTCTTGTATCGTCAGAGTGGTCTGGTTTTTCTGGCCGATCGCCGTCAGTGGCCCTTATTAAAAGATTGTCAGATCTCACTGGCAGAACGTCAGGGGCAACCCGGATTCAACATTCAGCCGCAGCCTGCTAATTGCGGCAGTTGCAGTCCGGCAGCAAAATCAACCAATTGCCCATCAACCGCCAGTGTGAATTAA
- the nifU gene encoding Fe-S cluster assembly protein NifU — MWNYSEKVKDHFFNPRNAKVIADANAVGDVGSISCGDALRLMLQVNAESEIIEDAGFQTFGCGSAIASSSALTEMVIGKTLDDALKISNMDIADYLDGLPPEKMHCSVMGQEALQAAIANFRGEEWHDDHEEGALICKCFAVDEVKIIKAVKENGLTSIADVINYTKAGGGCGACHEKIEQALQKVLATQPCNEARIATTSMERSKVAPHVDLAKKDENWRTVAAVLEEMRPRLQADGGDVTLISVTESKVEVALSGSCLGCMMTDMTIAWIQQTLMEKMGRYIQVVSITQAETALV; from the coding sequence ATGTGGAACTATTCAGAAAAGGTTAAGGATCACTTCTTTAATCCACGCAATGCCAAAGTAATTGCCGATGCGAACGCTGTCGGTGACGTTGGCTCTATCAGCTGCGGTGATGCGTTACGTCTGATGTTGCAAGTCAACGCAGAGAGCGAAATTATCGAAGATGCCGGTTTCCAGACCTTCGGCTGTGGCAGCGCAATTGCGTCTTCTTCTGCCCTGACCGAGATGGTGATCGGCAAAACGCTGGATGATGCCCTGAAGATCAGCAACATGGATATCGCCGATTATCTGGATGGTCTGCCACCGGAAAAAATGCACTGTTCGGTGATGGGGCAGGAAGCCTTGCAAGCCGCGATTGCCAATTTCCGTGGCGAAGAATGGCATGACGACCATGAAGAAGGCGCGCTGATCTGTAAATGCTTTGCCGTGGATGAAGTCAAAATCATCAAGGCAGTGAAAGAGAACGGTCTGACCTCGATTGCCGATGTCATCAACTACACCAAAGCCGGCGGCGGTTGCGGCGCCTGTCATGAGAAGATTGAACAGGCGTTACAGAAAGTACTGGCAACCCAGCCTTGTAACGAAGCGCGTATCGCAACAACCAGCATGGAACGCAGCAAAGTTGCGCCGCATGTCGATCTGGCGAAGAAAGATGAAAACTGGCGTACTGTGGCTGCCGTGCTGGAAGAGATGCGTCCGCGTCTGCAGGCCGATGGTGGTGATGTCACCCTGATCAGTGTGACTGAAAGCAAAGTGGAAGTGGCGCTGTCAGGCAGCTGCTTAGGCTGCATGATGACCGACATGACGATTGCCTGGATCCAGCAGACCCTGATGGAAAAAATGGGTCGTTATATTCAGGTGGTCAGTATCACTCAGGCTGAAACCGCGCTGGTTTAA
- the nifS gene encoding cysteine desulfurase NifS, with protein MKAIYLDNNATTRLDPMVLEAMMPFMTENYGNPSSIHGFGEPVRKGIERAREQVAGLLGAAHDSEIIFTSCATEANSTAILSAVEALPERKEIITSVVEHPAILEVCEHLERRGYTIHRLPVDTQGRLDLDHYQSLLSDNVALVSVMWANNETGTVFPVQTMATMAKEKGILFHTDGVQAVGKFPINLASSDIDMLSFSGHKIHAPKGVGALYVKRGTRFRPLLRGGHQERGRRAGTENAAGIVGLGMACELAEVHMPMMSHLAELRDELQAGLLEKVPCSIVTGDVDSRTPNTLNIAFEFIEGEAILLMLNQLGIAASSGSACTSGSLEPSHVMRAMSIPYTAAHGSVRFSLSRYTRQKEIDYVLEKLPPVIERLRSLSPYWVQNKPDLEKMGEFAPAYA; from the coding sequence ATGAAAGCGATCTATCTGGATAATAATGCCACCACCCGTCTCGATCCGATGGTGCTGGAAGCGATGATGCCGTTTATGACCGAAAACTACGGTAATCCATCATCAATTCATGGTTTCGGCGAACCGGTGCGCAAAGGTATTGAGCGCGCCCGTGAACAGGTGGCCGGTTTATTAGGCGCCGCGCACGACAGCGAAATCATTTTTACCTCCTGCGCTACCGAAGCCAACAGCACCGCCATTCTGTCGGCAGTGGAAGCGTTGCCGGAACGCAAAGAGATCATTACTTCTGTAGTGGAACATCCGGCGATTCTGGAAGTGTGCGAACATCTGGAACGTCGTGGTTACACTATTCATCGTCTGCCGGTTGATACCCAGGGACGTCTGGATCTGGATCACTACCAGTCACTGCTCAGCGACAATGTGGCGCTGGTGAGCGTGATGTGGGCGAATAACGAAACCGGCACCGTTTTCCCGGTACAAACCATGGCCACCATGGCAAAAGAGAAGGGCATTCTGTTCCACACCGATGGTGTGCAGGCAGTCGGCAAATTCCCGATCAATCTGGCGAGCAGCGATATCGATATGCTCTCTTTTTCCGGCCACAAAATTCATGCACCGAAAGGGGTGGGCGCGCTGTATGTCAAACGCGGTACCCGTTTTCGTCCGCTGCTGCGCGGTGGTCATCAGGAACGCGGTCGTCGTGCCGGTACTGAAAACGCCGCCGGGATTGTCGGTTTGGGCATGGCGTGTGAACTGGCGGAAGTGCATATGCCGATGATGTCGCATCTGGCAGAACTGCGTGATGAACTGCAGGCCGGTTTACTGGAAAAAGTACCGTGTTCTATCGTCACCGGCGATGTGGATAGCCGTACACCGAATACGCTGAATATCGCGTTTGAATTTATCGAAGGTGAAGCGATCCTGCTGATGCTGAATCAGCTGGGCATTGCCGCCTCCAGCGGTAGCGCCTGTACCTCCGGCTCGCTGGAACCATCACATGTGATGCGCGCGATGAGCATCCCTTATACTGCCGCGCATGGCAGCGTGCGCTTCTCGCTGTCGCGTTATACCCGCCAGAAAGAGATCGACTACGTGCTGGAAAAACTGCCGCCGGTGATTGAACGTCTGCGTTCACTGTCACCGTACTGGGTGCAGAATAAACCCGATCTGGAGAAGATGGGCGAGTTTGCCCCGGCGTATGCCTGA
- the yafN gene encoding type I toxin-antitoxin system antitoxin YafN — protein sequence MHRILAEHTVSMTELRKNPAQYFTDEPIAVLSNNKPAGYMLSASLFEAMIDLLEKQQANQQFTAKFRPTAEQLKAIALHGQALIEQATDEDLSEFSE from the coding sequence ATGCACAGAATCTTAGCGGAACACACGGTAAGTATGACTGAGCTGCGCAAAAATCCGGCGCAGTATTTCACCGATGAACCCATCGCAGTTTTATCGAACAATAAACCTGCCGGGTATATGCTTAGTGCCAGCTTGTTTGAAGCGATGATAGATCTGTTAGAGAAACAGCAAGCCAATCAGCAATTCACCGCAAAATTTCGCCCGACAGCAGAGCAATTGAAAGCCATTGCATTACATGGACAGGCGCTCATCGAACAGGCAACGGACGAAGACCTGAGTGAGTTCAGTGAATGA
- a CDS encoding NERD domain-containing protein/DEAD/DEAH box helicase yields MERFVSPSIEHLESLRQPLTAGERLVFNFFNETLAPDWEIYIQPHLNGLRPDFVLLNPNVGIAVFEVKDWNLQAMRYSVEERPGKVPKLCASDGIKSFSIQNQNPVEKIYRYKQEIHDLYCPRLDGKAGFATITAGVIFPFAKQTEINAMLKPCLAYRGMLDWPQYNPISGAEAIAENRVDLVFPESRRAASKFMSNEQADDMRNWLIEPDYATVQRKPIELDSTQRSYVTSRTQSGYRRIKGPAGSGKSLILAARAAQLLGEGKEVLVVTFNITLLHYLMDVAVRWPNAHGRTRQGITWLNFHAWCKRVCVDSDHEQEYLDLWRGSEDQQGSEHQVLSTRLPAVVASCIEGDVDEVIQRYDAVLVDEGQDFLPTWWNVLRKICRKDGEMLLVADATQDVYGTARSWTDEAMTGAGFPGGRWAELQTCYRLPPSALETARNFASQYLPSDTVDLPNSPQGELDLYPCHLRWVQISAEKGTQVCAEEILQMAPRASDDILAITDITFLTGNQRMGAAVVNALESKGVNAVHTYSSDKKESRRRKMGFYMGDARVKATTLHSFKGWESRAIVLFVGENIDNQACALIYTGLTRLKRHEKGSYLTVVSCASTLAEFGKTWTNYEER; encoded by the coding sequence ATGGAACGATTCGTATCACCGTCAATTGAGCACTTAGAGAGTCTTCGCCAGCCCCTTACGGCTGGTGAGCGGCTGGTATTCAATTTTTTCAACGAGACCCTAGCGCCTGACTGGGAAATTTACATTCAGCCACATCTGAATGGTTTACGGCCAGATTTTGTCCTGCTTAATCCGAATGTTGGTATCGCGGTGTTCGAGGTAAAGGACTGGAATCTCCAGGCGATGCGGTACTCGGTTGAGGAAAGACCTGGAAAGGTACCCAAGCTTTGTGCGAGTGATGGGATAAAATCGTTTTCAATTCAAAACCAAAACCCAGTAGAGAAAATATATAGATACAAGCAGGAAATACATGATCTTTATTGTCCAAGATTGGATGGAAAGGCTGGCTTTGCAACTATCACTGCTGGCGTGATTTTTCCGTTCGCCAAGCAGACAGAAATCAACGCTATGCTAAAGCCCTGCTTGGCCTATAGAGGAATGCTAGATTGGCCTCAATACAATCCAATTTCTGGCGCTGAGGCGATAGCAGAAAACAGAGTTGATTTGGTGTTTCCTGAAAGTCGTCGAGCCGCGTCAAAATTTATGAGTAATGAGCAGGCTGACGACATGAGGAACTGGCTTATTGAGCCGGATTACGCCACTGTTCAGCGGAAACCTATTGAGTTGGATTCAACGCAAAGATCTTATGTAACCTCGCGTACTCAATCGGGTTATAGACGAATAAAAGGACCAGCGGGCTCTGGAAAGTCTCTAATTCTTGCAGCTCGGGCGGCGCAACTACTTGGCGAAGGGAAAGAAGTCCTCGTTGTGACTTTCAATATCACCTTGCTTCACTATCTGATGGATGTGGCCGTAAGATGGCCCAATGCTCACGGCCGGACAAGGCAAGGAATCACTTGGCTTAACTTTCATGCTTGGTGTAAGCGGGTCTGCGTAGACTCGGATCACGAACAAGAGTATCTCGACCTTTGGCGAGGTAGCGAAGATCAGCAAGGTTCTGAACATCAAGTCTTAAGTACACGGCTTCCAGCAGTTGTCGCAAGTTGTATAGAAGGAGACGTTGACGAAGTCATACAGCGATACGACGCCGTGCTCGTTGACGAGGGTCAGGATTTTCTTCCAACTTGGTGGAATGTGTTGCGAAAAATATGTCGCAAGGATGGCGAAATGTTACTCGTCGCTGATGCGACACAGGATGTTTACGGAACTGCCCGATCTTGGACAGACGAAGCTATGACCGGTGCGGGATTTCCTGGTGGTAGGTGGGCGGAGCTTCAGACATGCTACCGGCTTCCGCCATCGGCTTTGGAAACCGCACGGAATTTTGCGAGTCAGTATTTACCCAGTGATACAGTGGATTTACCCAACAGCCCTCAGGGAGAGCTTGATCTCTATCCTTGCCACTTGCGGTGGGTACAAATATCCGCTGAAAAAGGCACGCAAGTCTGTGCGGAGGAAATTCTACAAATGGCCCCTAGAGCTAGTGATGACATACTGGCAATTACAGATATTACATTCCTGACGGGCAACCAAAGGATGGGGGCAGCTGTCGTTAACGCTCTCGAGTCCAAAGGTGTCAACGCAGTCCATACGTATAGCTCCGACAAAAAGGAATCGCGTCGGCGGAAGATGGGGTTCTATATGGGGGACGCCAGAGTCAAGGCAACAACGCTTCATAGCTTCAAAGGTTGGGAATCCCGCGCGATTGTTCTATTCGTGGGGGAAAATATTGATAATCAAGCCTGCGCACTGATTTATACAGGCCTGACTCGGCTGAAACGACATGAAAAGGGTAGTTATCTAACGGTTGTTTCGTGCGCAAGTACTCTTGCCGAATTTGGAAAAACATGGACGAACTACGAAGAAAGATAG
- a CDS encoding PhoH family protein, translating to MDSDERKLFILDTNVLLHEPLSIYSFQEHDIVIPMTVLEELDNIKDRQKDVSREARVAIRTLEDLFRDATPEQITSGICLKDTSGGGCSGLISIVADHHLPGGEEVFTNKEADNRIINLALYLQSFRKDRLVVLVTKDINMRLKAKGAGLSKVEDYRTDQLIDDIRLLAKGFQKIEGAFWDKVGQCETESHGRDVFHRMDESVLQGTHINQYLIDEAASFAGRVQKREQGSLFIKDIGYERMMNRHAWGVHPKNIYQAMALDALLDPTLDLVILTGPAGCGKTLLAVAAALELVIERGIYERIIVTRNTPEIAESIGFLPGTEEEKMLPWLAAVTDTLEVLHKHDESRETSLQYIMEQANIQFKSVNFMRGRSFQNTLVLLDECQNLTASQLKTIITRCGEGTKIVCSGNLAQIDSNYLTPVTSGLTYIVERFKDFEGSANIFLNGVVRSRLASFAEENL from the coding sequence ATGGATAGCGATGAACGTAAGTTATTCATCCTTGATACCAACGTGCTGTTACATGAACCTCTCTCCATCTACTCCTTTCAGGAACACGATATCGTCATCCCGATGACGGTGCTCGAAGAACTCGACAACATCAAAGATCGTCAGAAAGATGTCAGCCGTGAAGCGCGGGTGGCTATCCGTACGCTGGAAGATCTGTTTCGTGATGCGACACCAGAACAAATTACCAGTGGCATCTGTCTGAAAGACACTTCCGGTGGTGGTTGCAGCGGGCTGATTTCCATTGTCGCTGATCATCATCTGCCCGGTGGTGAAGAAGTCTTTACCAACAAAGAAGCGGATAACCGCATCATCAATCTGGCGCTTTATCTGCAGAGTTTCCGTAAAGATCGTCTGGTTGTGCTGGTGACCAAAGACATCAACATGCGCCTGAAAGCCAAAGGGGCCGGGCTGTCGAAGGTTGAAGATTACCGTACCGACCAGCTGATTGATGATATCCGTCTGCTGGCCAAAGGCTTCCAGAAAATCGAAGGCGCATTCTGGGATAAAGTCGGGCAGTGCGAAACCGAATCGCACGGCCGTGATGTGTTTCATCGTATGGATGAATCCGTGCTGCAGGGGACGCATATCAACCAGTATCTGATCGATGAGGCGGCAAGCTTTGCCGGCCGGGTGCAGAAGCGGGAACAGGGCTCGTTGTTCATCAAGGATATTGGCTATGAACGCATGATGAACCGCCACGCCTGGGGTGTGCATCCGAAGAATATCTATCAGGCGATGGCACTGGATGCACTGCTTGATCCCACGCTGGATCTGGTCATTCTGACCGGCCCGGCGGGTTGCGGTAAAACCTTGCTGGCGGTGGCAGCAGCGCTGGAGCTGGTGATTGAGCGGGGGATTTATGAGCGCATCATCGTGACCCGCAATACGCCTGAAATTGCCGAAAGCATCGGCTTTTTGCCCGGCACCGAAGAGGAAAAAATGCTGCCGTGGCTGGCTGCGGTAACGGACACGCTGGAAGTGTTACACAAACATGATGAAAGCCGGGAAACTTCGCTGCAATACATCATGGAACAGGCCAACATCCAGTTTAAATCGGTGAACTTTATGCGTGGCCGCAGTTTCCAGAATACCCTTGTCCTGCTGGATGAGTGTCAGAACCTGACCGCCTCCCAGCTGAAAACCATCATTACCCGCTGCGGCGAAGGCACCAAAATTGTCTGCTCCGGTAACCTGGCGCAGATTGATTCGAACTATCTGACCCCGGTGACATCCGGTCTGACCTATATCGTGGAACGTTTCAAAGACTTCGAAGGCAGCGCCAATATTTTCCTGAATGGCGTGGTCCGCAGTCGACTGGCCTCGTTTGCCGAAGAGAATTTGTAA
- the thiQ gene encoding thiamine ABC transporter ATP-binding protein, which yields MLLAEKLQTRRQGRLFEFSLQLQPGEIGLLLGRSGSGKSTLLEMLAGFLPISGGTLLADGQNIAAQPPAQRPFTMLFQQNNLFEHLTVRQNIGLGLQPNLKLSKPEQQALLQAAERLQISELLDRLPTSLSGGQQQRVALARCLVRRKPYLLLDEPFSALDPALRQEMMQEVRQLATEHNIGVLLVSHQPQEAKDQADWLGFVEDGRLTFTAPMSALTQPPSEEFAAYLGM from the coding sequence ATGCTATTGGCTGAGAAGTTGCAAACCCGTCGTCAGGGGCGGTTATTTGAGTTTTCCCTGCAGTTGCAGCCGGGTGAAATCGGCTTGTTGCTGGGGCGCTCCGGCAGCGGCAAATCTACCCTGCTGGAAATGCTGGCCGGATTCCTGCCCATCAGTGGCGGGACGCTGTTAGCGGATGGGCAGAATATTGCGGCGCAGCCTCCGGCACAGCGTCCGTTTACCATGCTGTTTCAGCAAAATAACCTGTTTGAGCATCTGACCGTACGCCAGAATATCGGCCTTGGCCTGCAGCCCAATCTTAAGCTTTCGAAACCGGAGCAACAGGCATTGTTGCAGGCCGCAGAGCGGTTACAGATCAGTGAGCTGCTCGACCGGCTGCCAACCTCGCTGTCCGGCGGACAACAACAACGCGTCGCCCTGGCGCGTTGTCTGGTACGCCGTAAACCCTATCTGCTGCTGGATGAACCCTTCTCCGCGCTTGATCCGGCACTGCGTCAGGAGATGATGCAGGAAGTGCGGCAACTGGCGACCGAACATAACATCGGCGTGCTGCTGGTTTCACATCAGCCGCAGGAGGCGAAAGATCAGGCTGACTGGCTGGGCTTTGTTGAGGATGGCCGGTTGACATTCACCGCACCGATGAGCGCGCTGACACAACCGCCAAGCGAGGAATTTGCCGCTTATCTGGGGATGTAA